A genomic stretch from Methylophilus medardicus includes:
- a CDS encoding helix-turn-helix domain-containing protein, which yields MKLFDPAEYINSAEDVVHFLKETLQENDPVALAEGLDIIFRSEGFSKLSEDKAPL from the coding sequence TTGAAGTTATTTGACCCGGCGGAATATATCAATAGTGCTGAGGATGTGGTGCATTTTTTAAAAGAAACTCTTCAAGAAAATGATCCAGTTGCATTAGCGGAAGGTTTAGATATTATCTTTAGATCAGAAGGGTTCTCCAAACTATCTGAAGACAAAGCGCCACTTTAA
- a CDS encoding AbrB/MazE/SpoVT family DNA-binding domain-containing protein gives MEDSENELTFQFEADSEYSVSLETATSLMTIVGAPSLEALIQHSLALLRDHLEIAYPKEAEEISTSEHWCNIARQLPNGINVGVISGFINRNTQNNAQVSNEYSLQELMSDVTDENKHEHIDFGKPIGKDMP, from the coding sequence ATGGAAGATAGCGAAAACGAACTTACTTTTCAATTCGAAGCAGACTCTGAATATTCAGTTAGTTTGGAAACAGCAACTTCGCTAATGACAATCGTCGGCGCACCCTCTTTAGAGGCATTGATTCAACATTCACTTGCACTGTTAAGGGATCATCTTGAAATTGCGTACCCCAAAGAAGCAGAAGAAATATCTACTTCCGAGCACTGGTGCAATATCGCTCGGCAACTTCCCAACGGTATAAACGTGGGAGTGATATCGGGATTCATCAATAGAAATACCCAAAATAATGCACAAGTTAGTAATGAATACTCATTGCAAGAGTTAATGTCTGATGTCACTGATGAAAATAAGCATGAGCATATAGACTTTGGAAAACCTATCGGGAAAGACATGCCATGA
- a CDS encoding AbiV family abortive infection protein: MSWTRSVDEKLKNDLEISAQAVYDHGCELIKDARLFFESHRYSSALALAILAEEELSKAFVLKQSAENLRWDSTVYNSLRDHASKQGLAQAVVNYIEWEKARARALGGFKSAYPDANKVRDIVAAEKAQLRQKVKDRCKQDALYVSITKDGKIQSLPKKFTREDAEKSLLDTEKFQDNVALLLGDKDALERFFRL; encoded by the coding sequence ATGAGTTGGACAAGATCAGTCGATGAGAAATTAAAAAACGATCTCGAAATTTCTGCTCAAGCGGTCTATGACCATGGCTGCGAGCTGATTAAAGATGCCCGCCTGTTTTTTGAATCTCACCGTTACTCAAGTGCATTGGCACTAGCCATACTCGCTGAAGAAGAATTGTCTAAAGCTTTTGTATTAAAACAGAGCGCAGAGAATCTGCGATGGGACTCAACCGTTTACAACTCGCTACGTGATCACGCTTCCAAACAAGGTCTTGCACAAGCTGTAGTTAACTATATTGAATGGGAGAAAGCCAGAGCACGGGCGTTGGGAGGCTTTAAGTCAGCATATCCCGATGCAAATAAAGTGAGAGATATAGTAGCTGCGGAAAAGGCGCAGCTGAGACAGAAGGTGAAAGATCGTTGTAAACAAGATGCCTTGTACGTTTCCATTACGAAAGATGGAAAAATCCAAAGTCTTCCTAAAAAGTTTACAAGGGAGGATGCTGAAAAGAGCCTGTTAGATACTGAGAAATTTCAGGACAATGTGGCCCTATTGCTTGGTGACAAGGATGCACTAGAGCGATTTTTTAGACTTTAA